The stretch of DNA ATTCAACATCAAACTTTACAATTTATCCTTTAAGGACTGTGTAACtctattaagataaaatattaacGTGTAACTGCTACCCTAACAAACCTAAACTTGATACCCTATTCTCTACTATCATGGGATATAGACTGGTCAAGATAATTAAATCCATTCAAGGTACCAATGGACGAGGAAATAGCACCTTAACCATTATTTCAATTTGTCTCGACGAGAATAAATagtataaatttttctttaaatggaTATTAATATTTCCATGGAAAATCCTTTTCTGGTTGAAATATATAGATGATATAAAGCATTGCTGTTTGACTTGCTTAATTTTTGTTACTTCTCCCAAGCGCAAAATGAGCATTTCGTGCAACTCTATGCTAATTCATTTAGATGCCCTATTGgttatgtgttgttttcttcttgaTTATTCATTTCACGTGTTTACATTACATGtaccatgttaattttttttacttgcatTTAGCAAACAATTCAAACTAAATCGTCATTATTAGAATTTTAGAATAAAGATAATGCAAAAATAAAGAAATTCAGTATTCCATGAGAATAAAAtctaaaattcatgaaaatatctcCAACTTCTTTGATATTTGGAGAGAGAAATGATGAGTGGAATGAAGAAATTATGCCCTAATACTTACATATATTATCAtgtaggttcatatatatatatatatatatatatatatacatatatatatatatagagagagagagagagagagagagagagagagagagagagagagagagagagagagagagagatataatcgtGCTCAAAATATTTGTAAGGAAATAATGTCCTTCTTGCTTTATAATAATAAAGTCTATGATTTATTTCTCTCTTCAATATCTCTCTTTCGATAGTCTTGGTGTCGCAGATAATTGAAGTACgaaagtacaagagagagagagagagagagagagagagagagagagagagagagagagagagagagtttacctatCCACAAACTATTTCTTGTAATCTAACCGACTATCTTGTGCTTCAACTTATGTTTTTTATTATCAGGAAACACCGAATAATGGAGACAGAATCACAAAGATAATGAAATGTCTCCCCTCATTGAAATCGTCTGAATTGGTTTATCCTACATAACTCATTATCCGAAAGGCGTAATTCAATGCAGTATGGCGGGATGttacaacaacccccacacccttgatcgcaCCAAatagacaattgtctctgcaacacaaactttccccttactttatcataaactggactcaaatatatatatatatatatatatatatatatatatatatatatatatatatatatatatatatatatatattaccttaatactatatttcttacaaactaaaacaatcAATGCACAAAACACTTCCACAATCAACTATACCCTCAAAATcagtaaaaaactaacaaaacttaaacactaaacatacaaaaaacataacatcattcaaataaaccaaaataaaaccctaacaaaactcaaaattaaaCCGCACACAAACACcaaaaatatgtgtttataaatattgtgACACCAACACTCTCCttaacacaaagccgactgtcttttacggcaaactaccactatcaccgctCAATGATTGACAGATTAAACTTTgtgacaatttgccacaactgcctcgctgattggggTGGTATTTAtggtcgtcatcgtcatcgtcatcatcatcatcataatcataatcatcaatcGAAATCTGAATAAACAGGCCAGGGCATCGACGGTTTTGCAGTTCAAAAGGAGCAGTCCAAACATAattgtaatacaggccaggtcatcaacaatatatcaactttataaaaaaattagtctctccaaaggagttagtctccccaaggaggaattacggctgttgaaatatataataacttccacgctggtaaaatcgaTTAAATAAGATAAATCCATCATTCACTCACAACCACCTCtaacagcagtcaaataaaaaaagcattcgctccgaaacatttgctactctcctaacctagctaaacgtaaagaaacaacctcatttataccaacagtctttcttaaaacaaacaatcgatacactaactacctctctctctctctctctctctctctctctctctctctctctctctctctctctctctctctctctctctctctcaggatttggcaaaaaacgaaaatgaaaataaaacaaaaataaatcctccttattcctccccccttactttgccaaatccttctacattttcatacaaccacttacattatttttttcattaccctgtCGCAGtagggaacgggacctctactccgagtaactgggcctttatacatactctcattcacttcttccttgtcacaatcattcgctacattaacaataTTCCcatttaaatccctatcatctattatatcatgcactatcccatctacctcactatcatctggccctaaaatctcacttatttctgtcagcaattcatccacatcatccaaaccattttctactttaataaaagattaattcattctaattatcattctcctatctctcactctcgcattcgtcatactttcttttacatcatctaatgaaaaaccacacacactataggtatcattcatactcagccatgattcatctgtattaatacatttatcttccacactcatttgtacatttacactcttgtcatacttattactattcttgcttatacttataaaatttcccattctttcatccttacttaaagctctcgtattcttccttttcatatattctactaataccaactgtttaccttctagacctaattcatcatacatactaggttcacacttatTCCTtctcaaccatttactcatcccattctcttggatatactcgggTACTTCCTTCCAGtcacgcaactggttgtggtgtgccctaactctttccactcTACCATCCACAGagaacttacccaaaacataacttaatccactggaaccaacttctaacacctcacatggaccttcaaacttatcacgcaccttatttacattcattctacccttctcaattacttctttaatcactctctcaccaactttaaagctttcaaaactctcatttgctttcctccacacatctctatcatcctccgacacacccaaccttggtcttactatcttttcaaaatttaacacaaacttacatggaaaCTTAACCGTACTCTTATgaactgttgcattataagcccacaacgctctaccaacatacaaatcccgatcattatcacatgtacacatcattcgcaaaatttcaattaatgttcttacagtcctttcagccaacccattcgcacttggcatatgaggagtcgaatacacatgttcaataccccattctcttaacatctgctcaaactcccatccaacaaactcaggaccattatcacttaacattctcacaggcttacacacacacatcggcaacatcacttgaccaaccattcttgcaacagtctcactccgtttatccttgatgggcactgcatacgtaaatttactcatttgatcaaccataacaatcattcccacatgtcttctcgcagtcacaggcaacgaaacacaatcaatcacaaacatctcaaatggttctttcatgcGTAATCTAAAAACAGtcagattagcatgcactctctcatacttccctttctggcaatcttcacacgtagtcgctacatccttgcatatctgactcaacccaggcgtaaacaatctctcatgcatgcattcccacaatttattcttacccatatgcccatatctgtcatgcactagcATACACATACTTAAaactgcatgcatcggaaacaaaGGAACATacatatcttcatccattcctttatgtagaaaataaacaatattcttacaaacagtAAGCCTCTTACTTACTTTCTTAttcacctctaaatcagacggctattcttctacttcaatactattcaacatacattcacgtaaccttttaatttccacgcattcatcttgcatttcttccacctcctctttcatcaatagatcatcctcactcctcgtaattcaaccatgccaacaaaattcgccataaatacactattatcttctatcacaactacttcacatccattcttcagaagcaaaccactaccaatatcaactgagaGATCATGCAATCaatccctatcaaaaaacaacttggCATCTCATTCTcccccattacaatgaaattatgttccacccccatacttcccagttttactttcaaaagCACTTCTTcctaaactagcaaacttcctttacatatcccatgaattctcacactcgtacattgcattttcacttcccaattgtaccgctctatttccttgataacagacatattcactaatgacacttgcgcacctgtatcaattaaactacagtattcattcccaTTTATACCACATACGTCATAATTCTTCCTTTTACatcatgcatacaaatgtttactctcgtATCAATagtcattcttgtcacacctatgttcatctttgctatcttccatgctcataccattcACATTCAAGTCTctcgggcaatcctccttctcactcaacaacttgcaacttctttcattacattgtagcctcaatatatactccctttcagtctccttatttggcTGGCATTGCATCGaatgattccacccaaaatacaaataaacagtgacaccatacaacatacacTACTTACACCagtacttttgataacaattcacccttaAGCACTCTATCCTCCTACTTATaagccatttctttcgatacttcattcctaacacacattctaagctcatctacaccagcaggtatatccttattcaaacccttcaatttaaacttattcaaccgacacaaaatacatttatacaccatatcATCctcttcaaaactttttaccaccactaaatcttccggcaatctttcaaaattactatcattctcgctaatATCTTCTATCTTagcatgcattcttgacatcgcatctgctctcacattcttactcccaggtacatattctagcttaaagtcaaattcattcaaaccCTCTATTGTCcttgcaaccctagcattcacagactctttcctattcatgtacactaggggctgatggtcagtacgcacaataaatttcacaccatacaaaaacacCTTCAActctttcacgcaaaaccttatcgcagccaactcccttttaatcgtggaatactttcactCAGCCTTATCAAAGCCATCAcatacatacgctatcactctcaactgtccatctccatttattctttgcatttgaaccaagcaatcacccatactaatcccactagcatccatatataactctagcatactcgcatgctcactatagtcgggaatgGCCAAAGTGATGTCTCTTGCaacctcttctttcaacttttcaagtgCTTCAATCATATGTTCATCCCATTTCAGTCCCGTACTATTtttcttacctgtccactcattcaaaagCTTCCCTATTCTCGAATAATCTCTGACAAAATTccaaccaaattcaatcaacccaagaaaacctctcaactcacgcaccgtacgaggacgtggaaattctctcaccttactcacaaacttatcactcttccttattccCAATTCACTCACCATAtacccaagaaattccacctccccggccaaccatatacacttttcaagcttaactttcacaccaacttctatcaaacgttctaatactgcttcaagcaactgcatgtgttcctcaacagtctcactagcaaccaaaatatcatctataaaaacagtcaccttctgtccatcaaacccagccaaaactacattcatcgccctctggaaggcagcaggcgcattagcaaggccaaaacttaatcttcttaattgataatgacaattactacttgaaaatgctgtaatgggccttcTCCCCActaccagaggcatctggtaatagcccctaactaaatctaactttataaaaactttcataccatgcatcttatacacacagtcagacactacattcatcgggaaacgttctttaacagttacttcattcaccttcctttaatcaatacacatacgtaaactttcATCCGGCTTTCTtgcaggtacaatagggctattccaggcactcccACTCCTTTCTATTATACCCATTTGCTCTatctcctggcactgctcttctattccTCGGGCAATAGGTGGAGAAAAATTTGGGGGACGCTGaaatatgggggtatcattactaaaaactattttaaattcaggcagctttgatcccccacaatcctcgtcaccacgactcaaaactctccgtctatcccataacatcctatacaattgttacCTTTCTctctcacttatattctcatctacattaattctttctttcaaactttcacagtcccaatcgtcatcctgctttatcttacccgtcataacatgtctcaatttaacatacctttcatcctctacattgactaacgtatacatacatcctatgcaatcaccctcacgtataccacgtattctcttccttcttacagtcggcaacaagctcacatacaccttcggctcctgcaaattcaaaaaccatcatacacatgcacacttgttttcactaaattacttgcttccgaaccttccactacatattcacaattgtcattattggcaattcccagactatacGCCCATGCAACTTTTGCAccgacaacctcactcgcatctcttgacaatttaacaccttctttcgctattaacggcacacctttccatacctttgtacatacactaccatcttcatttagatataattccccacaaaatttatcCATaattttcatctctatcatatttacactaggatgtacaatcataccacattttttcaagaagctataacctaacaacacatcatatttgtcatttactccctcaaccacataaaagtaattatcttccatcatcagccccctaatcataacattttcatgtaactttccttgcacagatatacttaaattaccgatacctttcacttcacctttacatcccctgaattcacaaacatcccttaccttatcatacgcattcctaaacattaaattaacatcacaaccagtatcaatcagaccaactagctctttcccattaaaatttacttttgcattcatgcagtcataagctctttcacccctcacgtcttcatgcagtaaaccttcaggaacatgcatcacattcactccgcacacactcgaggactcacccagctgaaccctcttgcattctagtttcccgaacatcctggaaaaaaaaatcccttcttcctacataccctagctacatgcccatctgcaccacattcagtacacttaccccgcggctccttgcacattctatcataatgaccatccttaccacaattgccgcaaatcacatttgtacgattactccgacatccactcgctatgttcCCAGTCATACCATACCGATAatatttaacccctttctctttcttaaacttactaatacgatgccctgtctctccacacccgaaacatgctcctaacgcccatctacactcattctttttatgccccactttcccacacctataacacttctcttcacggacataactacctgacctacctcactgcacactagcactcctatccctccaaacctgattcccttgcctcaacccttcatttgtccttacaggtatccCCCACATTACTcgtcctaacactcctatctactacactatcagctaccctcatcggtcctcgcataacagcatctctaaaactaacaattctggcacactttcctccattccacttcttacactatcagatttactttctttcatacatataTCTAACTCTTAATCGtcaactatctctaagatatcatcccatgtcaatctttctttcgtccacctcatcttctccttaagTTTCAAATtagctccttattctcatttatgccttcatccccatacttctccCTAGCTAACgtctccaacctacatacatacattgatatagcttctcctgcattcatccttgcctaatcaaaatcattcttacgcttatacctaacactcccttttatacattttacctgctcaattattttctttttcacactttcataatctaCGTCACCTACACCCATTAACACACCATACATCGTCAGCAAATAcctagtcaaatattctcctaactccctagcccaaactctcttactatcaccattcttatcctgacaatacctctcatactccttgaaaaaactcgtatacatccctactactatgctcattgaacctttcacaccgaggtacctctctcataaacacagtcttacacacatcacgttcattctcattTCTATcctcactgctaccttccttcttgtttcctacttcctcgctagaatataaggaatctaattccacactcctactcctatccttgattatactcctcctagcccttttcttactcatcAATTTCACCCACttacgatcatccttgctatcatcccttatcttcaatctcactatcactattactgttactatcactatcacttcctttctcattatcacttaccttagccttctcttccactatcaacccattacccaaagctgaggacactcctctgaCTGCAcattcacccattaaagttttcatcatccccattacttgccccatcatatcttccattcgtttctccattcgttcttcattctcttgcatcctcatctcaaaaccttcttccactcttgctacagttccctttagcgcaTTCAATTCCTTtctcatctcctcattctcacaactcagcctcttATTCTCATGCAACATTTCTCCTCTTGCTCCTTAGCCAACCACTATTCCTCCCTCAGtgacttgttctgctcttccattttcattaatatgttcttcagccttaaatttACTTCCTAGTCCTGTTTCAGTCCTTTTTCAAAGAGTCCAGCATCCTaacccacctcagcagtccctgttcgggcgccaaaataatgtggcgggatgttggcaacaacaacccccacacccttgatcgcacttaacagacaaatgtctctgcaacacaaactttccccttactttatcataaactggtcCTCTtggacaaaaaaaagaaaataaaaacctgaccttaatactatatttcttacaaactagaatgattaatacaaaaaaaaagaaaaaaaaaaaccttccacaattaattaaaccctcaaaatcaataaagcACTAACAGGACTTAAACACTAAACATACAAAAAacgtaacatcattcaaataaaccaagataaaactctaacaaaacttaaaactaaaccgcacaccaacaccaaaaatatgtgtttataaatattggaCACCAACACTCTtctcaacacaaagccgactgtattttacggcaaactaccactatcaccgctCTGTGATTGCCAGATTAAACTGTGTGggtaatttgccacaactgcctcgctgattggggAGGTAGTTATAGTCGTCTTCGTCatcgtcatcaacatcatcatcatcatcataatcacaatCATCAATCGAAAtgttaataaacaggccaggtcatcgacggtTTTGCAGCTCAAAAGGAGCAGTCCAAACATAAtggtaatacaggccaggtcatcaacaatatatccactttctaaataatttagtctctccaaaggaattagtctcaccaaggaggaattacggctgttgaaatatataataacttccacgctggtaaaatcaattaaaaagGGGTAAATCCGGcattcacacacaaccgcctctagcagcagtcaaataaaaaaaacattcgctccgaaacatttactactctcctaacctagctaaacgtaaacaaacaacctcatttataccaacagtctttctcacaacaaacaatcgatactctctctctctctctctctctctctctctctctctcatctctctctctctctcaggatttggcggaaaataaaaataaaaatgaaataaaaataaatcctccaaagcATCAGTATTATAATCTCCCTCTTACCAAGAACCCATAATAGAAAGGACTAAGAATGAAGGTAAATTAAGATCAAAAGAGATAACGAGTTTAAATCAACAATCGTACGGGGGTACTATGTGCTTTTCATCATGATGAAGGTACTAATCTTTCATGTATTGGGCAAATGTCCTATTACTATAATCACGCAAGGATTATGGGGAGAGGTTTGATTTAGCAAAATAGATAAATGGATATTGTCATTCAGAGTGCTATCTGCAAAATTAAATCATTCTTCTATGTTTTCCATTCTATACTTATAGTAATTACAAAATGTAATTGTGTTCTTACATTAAGTCCGAATGTAATAGAAAGAGAATAATCTATGAAAATTGTTTTTGAAGTattaattacttgaaaaaaaaatatatagttcgaTTCTAATGTGAAATGTAGGAAtagtcagcgagagagagagagagagagagagagagagagagagagtgaaggaggCTATGGTTTTCATTATGCTTGTTAACATGTCGAAGATTTatcctgaatgagagagagagagagagagagagagagagagagagagagaggctatggtTTTCATTATGCTTGTTGACATGTCAGAGATCTatcctgaatgagagagagagagagagagagagagagagagagagagagagagaggttatggtaTTCATTATGCTTGTTGACGTGTCAGAGATTTATTTGGATTTACAATTTACCTTGCATCATAACTTTCATCTAAAATCAATATTCAAGCAAAAACTCTGTTTGCAGGCTCTCTGACTTATAATATGACTTGTTCTCAGATTGCCCTCACGATGCAGTAAACTATCTTTCACCAATTACTTCAAAAACATGATCACTTTTACTTGAATGGAATGTTATCAGGAG from Palaemon carinicauda isolate YSFRI2023 chromosome 5, ASM3689809v2, whole genome shotgun sequence encodes:
- the LOC137640790 gene encoding uncharacterized protein, coding for MVSELGIRKSDKFVSKVREFPRPRTVRELRGFLGLIEFGWNFVRDYSRIGKLLNEWTGKKNSTGLKWDEHMIEALEKLKEEVARDITLAIPDYSEHASMLELYMDASGISMGDCLVQMQRINGDGQLRVIAYVCDGFDKAE